One Vanrija pseudolonga chromosome 5, complete sequence genomic window, GCGGGCAGCGACGATGATTGGGCctgggccggcgccgtgctccCACAAGCACGCGTCATGGCCATGACGGTGCGTGGCTGATTTTTGTGTAGACTGCTAACGCATACCTAGTGCAACATGGGGAATCCGACAGACAGGATGCACGCCCTCCAGTCCATGGTCATGCTGAGTCTCGTAGGACACGGCATGGGCGCAGACGAGCAGGACCACGCCCACGGCATCATGAGCATGGCGCTGACGGTGAGCATGCATCTAAACATCACAACTGACGTCAGCTTGCGCGAAGGGCAAACATGTACCAGGatcgcccgcggcgccccGCCATCAGCCAGTCGGATCTGCAGGCGCAGTGGAGCCAGTGGATCATCGAGGAGTCGACACAGCGCGCGTGCTGGGTCATCATGTTCAGAGATGTGAGCGGGGGGTGGTGGAGTTGCGCTGATGTCAGATCGAATACTGCAGTTTCTTCCAGCAGCTGCCGACGAGAGCGTACTCGCCCTTCCGGACGCCGTGCCCCCTCCCGTGCCACGAGTCGTGCTgggacgcgccgacgcccgaggCATGGTCGCACGCGTTCACGCCGGGCGAGACGCTCGCTGCGAATCTGAAGCGAATTCTGATCAGCGGTCCGGCCGGCCCGACGCTTGCGTTTggcaagggcgacgagctgtTCAAGCAGCTCAACTTGACGTACTGTCTGAGCGCGCTGGGCTGGGACGCCAACAACCGAGATCTGATCGGTGGGTGGTCAGGACTTTCCATAGGGCTGACCCAGCAGCGTCCGAGGTGTCCAAGTCGAATCCGCAAACATTGACAGTTTGTAAGTGCTGCCGATTCCATGTAGACCGCAGCCCTCACACCATCCCAGTTCTTATCAGAATCCTATCCCACGCGGCCATGCAGGACCCCGAAGATCTAGGTCGCAACTCGAAGCGCAGCTGTCTCCAAGGCTCGATTCAGGACGTGGCCTTCCTGGCTGCACTCGACCTGCACCTCAGCACGTTGTATCTGCAGGTGTTTGCCGGCGTGCCCGAGGTCGGTATCCTGCAGCCCGTGCGGCCGACCGACCAGATCGACGCGAACAAGAGCATGAGAAactgggcggcgtcggcatcgagccGCGAGGCGGTCATGCTATCCACGCAGTTCTTGATGCGCGCGATTGATGTGAGTTGTGTCGGCGGTAACGTCCAACTCACGCCCAGACGGGCCAAGCCCACACGCTCAATCACGCTTGGGCCATCTACATGGCCTGTGTGAGTGATAAGCGCTAGATGCCGCTGACAATCAGCTCGTCTGCTGGGCCTACTACGTTCTCCGGCGCGTCGGGTCCAACCCACCACACATGCAGCAGGTGGACGGTCAGACCACCAAGGTGGGTAGCTGATCCAGCCAGTGCTGACCCGACAGGACGACGCCCTGCAGTTCTGCTACGAGCTGGAAAACTGGGTGCGCGGGGAAGaccccgaggcgcgcgagccgtcgGCTATGCTCATGCGCGCGCTGAGCACCCaggtcgtgctgctgctgtctaCGCGCAAGGAGCTGATGGGTGGGTAGTTGTCCAATGGGTTGCCACAGCTAACACGCCCCAGTCAAGGCCGcctgcctcctcgtcgaccgcaaCGTTGTCCCATAGTCCCGGCCTCGGCCTAATCAAAACACGGAGCAAGACATTGTCAGAGAACACTTTATTGTATCGCTTTGTTACTGGATGTTTGATGTATCGGGGGTTGTACTTTGCAGTTATCGGTCATTGCCGATGACGCGGCAATCGCAGCAATCCATCTCGTCATTGCGTCAGCCGCAAACTTGATTGTCCATATCTCACCCACCCGCATACTCATTCCATTCATTAAgacatgccgccgccgccgcccatcgtGGTCAGCTGCATCCCgcatcaccaccacgacgcagTGTtcccgcaccgcgccgcgtaCTTGGACGAGCACCGCATAAtgtcaacgacgacgaccacaggCGCAGCCACCTCGCCCAGGACGGCAGTCAAGCGTCTCCCCTCGGCACTAGGCGACGAGCCGTACGCCccagctgcgccgccggcaggGCCTGCCGCGtccggggcggcggcgcagcgccgcaaCTCGACCTCGAAAAGCTTCACGGCGGTTAGCGTGCCGACCGCGGAACAGGTGTGGGCTAGTATGGGcgacaaggagcgcgagggcgtcgagccgcgcgagcgcgagcggcgcgatgGGCGCGAGGTGGGTCGCGGTGTGGTTGATCAATCAGGCTGATGGCCAGCGCAAGTCGTCGCTCTGGATATGGGTCAAGATCCTCCTCGTCtatctcgtcctcgcgcgtATCTGGGACTGGAGCAACGCGTtcgacgcgagcgagctcaAGAGCCTGCTCTTCGGCcccgctggcgtcgtcgacgccgacgaggctgcgccgccgacgcgagtgggcgacgggctcgccgtcccgccgctcgacgacgggttCGTGCGTGATTGCCACAGcctgctcacgccgccggaGGGGACAcacacgcgccgcctcgagcggctcgtGGCTGCCCTCGAGTTGGCGCCGGGCGGGGACGTCACcgacgctgctggcgccgcggccgccccgcgcctcgcgtacgtcgccgagccgggCTCATCGGCCGCATACTACCTCGGCGCGTTCGCCGCGTCGCAGTGGaaggcgagcgagcgcccgTTCCTGGTCGCCGttacgccgtcgcccgccggcgccaaggtgACGCTGCTCACGCCTGCGttcgaggagggccgcgcgcggcttATCAGCCTGCCAGAGGAAGTGGCGGCCATTGTCAGTTTTGTGCCCTGGGCCGAGAGCGCGAGTCCCTATGCCACGCTGCTTtcccacctcggcgtcgacggcgtggtgcTTGACGCGCAGGTGCGCGAgttcgtcgccgagggcctgcgtgccgccgccctcggcttcggcggcggcgcgcccgactcgctcgccgccgtggctgccgccgagcgcgtgaAGCGGATCCGCCAAGTGAAAGACACGCACGAGGTGGCCCTCATGCGCTGCGCCAACGCGTTCACGCTGCACGCTATCcggcggacgcgcgcgcggctgcaTTTCGGCATCTCGGAGAGCGAGACGCGCGCCGTGTTGTACGAGGAGATGGGCGACCTGGGGCTCAAGGACAACGGCGCGTTGATCCTCTTTggcggtgagtggcgcgTGGGGTCTGGCTGACGCCGTGAAGAAAACGCCGCGCTCCCCCACGGCTCGGGGACGGAccgcaagctcggcaagAGCGACCTCGTGCTCATCGACGCGGGGGGCAAGTGGGGCGGCTACGTGGCGGACATTACGCGGGTGAGTTGTTGTGTCACTCACTGGCTTGATAGTTGTTgcgccgctcacgctcgcccAGACCTTCGCATTGCCCGACTCGGACATCCCGCAGGCGCACAAGCGCGTCTGGGAGCTCGTGCGGCACGCGCAGCTTGCCcccgcggcgctgctcgagcgcgcgagcggccaGCTGCACTTCCGCCAGCTGGACcaccaggcgcgcgcgctcatcTCGCACGGGATGCGCAAGCACGGTGTcggccccgcccccgcgccggaTTATACCGTCTTCACGCACCGCCTCGGACACGGTATCGGGCTCGAGGGGCACGAGGCGCCGTATGTTGTCCAGGGCCCTCTtggggaggaggtcgtcaccgccggcaACGTGTTCACGCTCGAGCCCGGCGTGTATGTCCCCGCTGATGCGGCGTTTGGGGACAGCTCCGTgctgggcctcggcgtgcgcctcgaggacgtgTTTGTCGTGCAGGAGGTGGACGGCAAGTTGACGGGCGAGTGGTTGACGGGCCCCGTGAGCGGGTGGGGCGACGTGTaggtgtggcggcgggcgacacGAGTACACGAGTGCACGAGTCTTATCTATAGTCTAGTCTAGTAGCAATGCAACAGTCCCACGCAGCAGCCAACAAATGTATACATGCTAAAATGAAGTACAACGGAATTGATGAATGTGACAGACAGAGAGACAGATAGGCAGGCCTAGTCGCGGCCGATGAGCCGCGACAGCACCCTGATGTGAGCGGTGTGCTGCAGCAAGTTATACCTACGACCAcggggtcgtcgccgtgTGGTCCTTGTCCACagtagcggcggcggcggcgagcgggccctcgacgcccttcGCCCAGGCGGTGTACTCTTCGTAGCTGGCTTTGGCCTTGACGCCCTCGTAGACCTTCATCTTGATGGACTGCCACActgcgtcgccgacggccacggAGCCGCGGTAGCCTGCCTTTGCGATAAGGCTCTTGACTGCCTCTTCGCGCGTCCAGCCCTGCTCGGGGATAACATCAGGCAAGTACGTCGCGTTCAGCGAGCGCCCCGTCGAGGGGTGCGGGAACGTGATGTGGATGCCGTGCACGCCCGGCGTCCAGCTCAGCGGCGTAGCGACCGGCGTGAACGGCGTCAGGAGGGACACGCCGACGGAAAGCGAGGGCAGCTCGGCAGACCGGATAGGCGCGAACCGGtggtcctcgagcgcggcgacgagcgcgtaCTCCGCCAGGCCTTTATCGAGGCGCATGGGCGTGAAGTTGCCTATGCAGCCGCGGAGCGACGGCTTGCGGCTCCCACGCAGCGTGTTCCACGTCACGAAGAGGGcgctgggggtgggcgtgagCCAGGGAGCGAGGGGAAGCAGCGAGCGTAGTGCCAGCCACGCGCAGTGGCAGCCACGCGCAGTGGCAGCCACGCGCAGTGCCAACCCCACTTACTATCTCTCCTTTGCGTTGGCGAACGGCGGGGCGACCGGCGCCCGGCCTTCAaagtgcgcggcgagcacgtcgaaCGCATACAGCGCGTGTTCGGGCCCGcacaccgcctcggcgggggtCGCGGGGACCGTGATCCccggggtggtggtgccgctCGAGCTGAGCGCGGGGGGTattgggggcggcgggggcatCAGGCAGGTAGGTGAGTTGGTGTGTTGCGCGACAAGGTGAGGTGGCGGCGAGTACGATGGTGTGATGCTCACTCAGCTCAAGGGGTGAGAGTCGCGGAGGCTAacgggggtgggtgggtgggtggcggggtggagctgggaggtggtggtgtgggcgggtGAATGATAAGAGGTGGGTGAGTGCGAGGTCGGGGTGCGCTAGGACGAGGAAAGCAGCTCGCTTGACTAGGGAACGCTGCTCCCTCTACTGTCCTCGAGTGCGTGTGGTCActgttgttgtggttgttgcTGACGATGAGAGATGTGACAAGAGAGAGAGGTGTCGATGTGAACCCCCCCgcgctgacgacggcggtcATGGAGGGCGCCTCCGATGATGTAGTGGGCGTCAGGGGCGATCGAGGTTTGCCACGTGGTTCACGTGGTGCACGTGGCGATACCCCCGCTCGACTTGCCCTGTTGTTGCCACTGTGCGTCGGTCGACGAGTCTCGACGCGTCTGATTTGCGTCGAGACGTGACCATCCGGTTGTCACTCGTCTTCACGCGCCTCAACACTCAAACTTGCAGCACGACGACTACACCCAGCACAGTGACATCTCACAACTCGCGCCGAGGACCCACGTCCAGTAGCCACCCACCCCGATCTCAgtctcgacgcgtcgcgccgcgtcctcgaccccTTCAACCCCCCTCGCAATAATGCCCTCCCCTGACCCCAagcgccagctgcgcgcgacCGCGTCCGTCGAGTCGACGGCAGAGACGTACGGCCGGCGCCATGGGATCCCAGACGACGTGCAGGCTGCACTGCAGAACGTCGGCTGGCGGAGTCGCCAGGGTGAGTCGGTGTGTAGGCGTGGGCACGCAAtgcccgccccgcgccgtgTCCTTCCTCCCTGCTCTTTCGCTAACGACCCAGCCGTGGCAATGGGCGCGCCAGGCGCCGGCCGCTCCCTCCAACCCACGCAgtccctccccgccctccccGGCAGCTTCATGACCGCGCACCAGACGTACGCGCACGCCCAGTCGATCATCGACAAGGAGGCGAGCCGGCAGCACGAGCTGCAGCCCATGGCGTTTGGCTCGCCCGCCCAATCGGCGGCAGTCAACAACCTCGGGCTGTCGCCCCGCCGCGAGCGGAGCCTGAGCTTCACGCCTGATGGAGAGGCGCAGGTGCGTGGCCTGaagcggcgcgacgacgacgaggaggggagcGGGACGGATGTCGATGACGACGTTGTGCTCCCTGCGCCTAGCACGCCGATTACTGCTGCCACCGCTGGCGCGGACGACTTCCCCGCCGTCTTCACGTCGCCAGTCATCTCGCAGCCCGAGCTGTTCCGCCCCCCGCCAGGCaccatggcgccgccgccgctgccggggCGCGCGACCCGCAGCCTGCCTCGCCGCGGGTTCTCCAAGACGGTTTCGGCGCCcgtcggccggctcggcacGTTCTCAGGCATGGACGTTGACATGCCGTTTGTTGTTGGCGCGCCCGCCGGCTTCGCGCCCGCCGGCTTCGCGCCCGCCGGCTTCGCGCCCGAGGGGGCTGCTgcgcaggaggagcaggaggaggacgggtTCGACGTTGCCGAGTGGGCAAGCAGCGAGAACTTTTAGGCGTGGAGGAAGAGCGCTGATTGCATGATTTGAAGGGACGCAAGGATGGCCGGCATGGCTCGTTTGTACATACATATTGCGCGCGATGCATCTGCATTAGACGTGAGGCGCgtgacggcgcgacggctgGCCTGGGCCGCGCGAAGTGCAAGTGCGGATGTTGTTGACAGGAACGCGACTGCTGCCTTGGTGCTCGCTGCTTCACCACCAAACCCCTGCCCcacgccacaccacacaaTGCATAAACCACTCAAGCCTTCGACTCAAGCTTCTCATAGTCCTTACTGTTGAGCCAAGCCTTGACACgctggcggccgccgcggtaGAAGTAGAGGTAAGCACCAACGGGGGCCACGACAAAGATGGCAAGGAAGGCAAAGTACTTGAGGGGCGAAGAAAGGGTCGAGTACTCCTCAGAGTCGGTCTTGGAGTCGGTAGCAGGAGGGGTcgtctccttctccttctcctcctcgtcctcgtcgtcggcctgtATAGTGGAATGAATTGTTAGGTTTGGGAATGTGTCGAGTGTGCCATGGCGGCGTGTTTTGTTTTTGTTGT contains:
- the SPBC18A7.01 gene encoding putative peptidase, which translates into the protein MPPDTRHPCPEPGCGKAFSSSTTRDDPLTHPSFVRREVWKRHEALHVTPQSVRPRIKPVGTGGESSSPGAQAIKYEKYEDKYNDDGEGTPEPLSSLRRASRLEPTLTPRISDERSHSRAESVLPLAGPSALGGGLDAVPQNIQPLQQHWGLPAVAATQQTPEPQAFADIVPTSVYYPSGGASLESWINQILTEQSTFPTFDLPAPPPELPATAFLWDQRGAVESPSAQDAGACSRLRNWLMDKNASQMPIEITTDRMTRCLAAYWATIDPQIPIVHRPTFSSVECSPLVLLSMVILGATVAGSDDDWAWAGAVLPQARVMAMTCNMGNPTDRMHALQSMVMLSLVGHGMGADEQDHAHGIMSMALTLARRANMYQDRPRRPAISQSDLQAQWSQWIIEESTQRACWVIMFRDIEYCSFFQQLPTRAYSPFRTPCPLPCHESCWDAPTPEAWSHAFTPGETLAANLKRILISGPAGPTLAFGKGDELFKQLNLTYCLSALGWDANNRDLIVLIRILSHAAMQDPEDLGRNSKRSCLQGSIQDVAFLAALDLHLSTLYLQVFAGVPEVGILQPVRPTDQIDANKSMRNWAASASSREAVMLSTQFLMRAIDLVCWAYYVLRRVGSNPPHMQQVDGQTTKDDALQFCYELENWVRGEDPEAREPSAMLMRALSTQVVLLLSTRKELMGAATSPRTAVKRLPSALGDEPYAPAAPPAGPAASGAAAQRRNSTSKSFTAVSVPTAEQVWASMGDKEREGVEPRERERRDGRERKSSLWIWVKILLVYLVLARIWDWSNAFDASELKSLLFGPAGVVDADEAAPPTRVGDGLAVPPLDDGFVRDCHSLLTPPEGTHTRRLERLVAALELAPGGDVTDAAGAAAAPRLAYVAEPGSSAAYYLGAFAASQWKASERPFLVAVTPSPAGAKVTLLTPAFEEGRARLISLPEEVAAIVSFVPWAESASPYATLLSHLGVDGVVLDAQVREFVAEGLRAAALGFGGGAPDSLAAVAAAERVKRIRQVKDTHEVALMRCANAFTLHAIRRTRARLHFGISESETRAVLYEEMGDLGLKDNGALILFGENAALPHGSGTDRKLGKSDLVLIDAGGKWGGYVADITRTFALPDSDIPQAHKRVWELVRHAQLAPAALLERASGQLHFRQLDHQARALISHGMRKHGVGPAPAPDYTVFTHRLGHGIGLEGHEAPYVVQGPLGEEVVTAGNVFTLEPGVYVPADAAFGDSSVLGLGVRLEDVFVVQEVDGKLTGEWLTGPVSGWGDV